In one Leptospira fletcheri genomic region, the following are encoded:
- a CDS encoding PTS sugar transporter subunit IIA, with translation MNQLMALIKPETVMFDLEGSSKEEVISRLLQKAVEAKLIEPEVREPVFESLLAREKSMSTGIGSGVAIPHCSVNLVEELKCVMGLSPGGIDFDAIDHLPVHIFILLIVPKSKFQEHIKTLAQIAKTLNVKDDREKLVHSKNFEEIRKAFTP, from the coding sequence ATGAACCAGCTGATGGCTTTAATTAAGCCTGAGACCGTGATGTTCGATTTGGAAGGCTCTTCGAAAGAAGAAGTGATTTCCCGACTTTTGCAAAAAGCGGTCGAAGCAAAATTGATCGAACCCGAGGTTCGAGAACCGGTCTTTGAATCCTTGCTCGCGAGGGAAAAGTCCATGTCTACGGGGATCGGCAGCGGGGTCGCGATCCCTCACTGTTCGGTAAATTTGGTGGAAGAGTTGAAATGCGTGATGGGACTTTCTCCAGGTGGAATCGACTTCGACGCCATAGACCATCTTCCGGTTCACATTTTCATACTATTAATCGTTCCTAAATCCAAATTCCAAGAACATATAAAAACTCTAGCTCAGATCGCCAAAACCCTTAACGTTAAGGACGATCGGGAGAAGCTGGTTCATTCCAAAAATTTCGAGGAAATTCGGAAAGCCTTTACTCCTTAA
- a CDS encoding ATP-binding protein, with the protein MDRKRNYLLPILVGCACTLAFCRPEFKDDVRQKNGTMDASGWNFHRKSVALNGEWEIYPNALLISEPDSLKPPAISTTIPNTWNHIVSDGKPVFPNGKGFATYVLRLQLPKDCPPLMLRVPDQGTAYSLYANGKKIAGMGKVGKNKTSSVPFLASAVVDIPTDTRELAFEISNYHHIIGGFWFAPELGERNRILEEKYADLTVDLATSSSALVLVIYQIVAYLLTRRERAPLHFVIFSLAGTLRFFLTGDRILNTVFPQVPWEITHKLEYLTTYALSSAFFSYTASLFPLDFPRWSERASLLLLSFFSIITIFFSVEYYGRLLVPFQLVVVLGSFFIIYGCVKAAVYKREGIWLFLFGIVAILIASINDILASQYIIRTKYILAPAVFVFIFSNSLSLAVSFSKTLERSRIVSARLKSANRDLNELKIELEKKVDMRTRQLTEAKNRAEGEAKYRYDFLATMSHEIRTPLNGLMGTANLLSETPLNQEQQEYLDIMQISGENLLHLVNQLLDLSRIEGNRFELEVIPFDPFAILQKAAKVVRARAEEKRVLLNLEYPEHHPGIYVGDEGRIQQVLLNLISNAVKFTGSGGKVLAGVKNAGEDFQSRILEFWVEDTGVGIAQEKISDLFEPFVQADSSIFRKYGGSGLGLTISKKLVELMGGCIRVESRVGKGSRFSFLLPFPQEEGEGIEATGEKIRSISPKRILIVEDREPARTIARKTLENMNMTVDIAKDGKEALTKLFSEYYDLALIDIELPELTGIEVVRTLKEHGENLPILVAWTAHALPGAEAVFKATGFDAYMQKPSLRKDWEALLLALFR; encoded by the coding sequence ATGGATCGAAAGAGAAATTATCTACTTCCTATTTTGGTCGGCTGTGCCTGCACCCTCGCGTTTTGTAGGCCGGAATTCAAAGACGACGTCCGACAGAAAAACGGAACCATGGATGCGAGCGGCTGGAACTTCCATCGGAAATCCGTAGCGCTGAATGGAGAATGGGAGATTTATCCTAACGCTCTTCTGATCTCGGAACCGGATTCGCTAAAACCGCCTGCGATATCGACCACGATTCCGAACACCTGGAACCACATTGTAAGCGACGGAAAACCGGTCTTTCCGAACGGCAAAGGGTTTGCCACCTATGTTCTTCGTCTTCAACTTCCGAAAGACTGTCCTCCGTTGATGTTACGCGTTCCTGACCAAGGAACGGCATATTCCCTCTATGCGAACGGGAAAAAAATCGCGGGAATGGGCAAGGTCGGAAAAAACAAAACCTCTTCCGTTCCCTTTCTCGCATCCGCTGTTGTGGACATACCTACGGATACGCGCGAACTCGCTTTCGAAATCTCCAATTATCACCATATCATAGGCGGATTCTGGTTCGCGCCCGAATTAGGGGAAAGGAATCGGATCCTGGAGGAAAAGTATGCCGATCTGACCGTAGATCTTGCGACCTCCTCCTCCGCACTGGTATTGGTCATTTACCAGATCGTAGCATATTTATTGACGAGAAGAGAGAGAGCCCCTTTACATTTCGTAATCTTCTCCCTTGCCGGAACTCTTCGATTTTTTCTCACCGGAGATCGGATACTCAACACGGTTTTTCCGCAGGTCCCTTGGGAAATCACTCATAAGCTGGAATACCTAACCACTTATGCGCTTTCCTCCGCTTTCTTTTCCTATACTGCGTCTTTATTTCCCCTGGACTTTCCCCGCTGGAGTGAACGCGCGTCCTTACTGTTGCTATCTTTCTTCTCCATAATCACGATCTTTTTCTCCGTAGAATATTACGGAAGATTGTTGGTTCCTTTCCAGCTCGTAGTCGTTCTAGGTTCTTTTTTCATAATTTACGGCTGCGTCAAAGCCGCTGTTTATAAACGGGAAGGAATTTGGCTGTTCCTATTCGGTATCGTCGCAATTCTAATCGCTTCGATTAACGATATATTGGCTTCCCAGTATATTATTAGAACTAAATATATTCTAGCGCCGGCAGTATTCGTATTCATCTTTTCCAATAGTCTATCACTGGCAGTCTCCTTTTCCAAAACCCTGGAGCGTTCCAGAATCGTCAGCGCCCGATTAAAGTCGGCCAACCGAGACTTGAACGAATTAAAGATCGAGCTGGAAAAAAAAGTCGATATGAGAACCAGACAATTGACGGAAGCCAAAAATAGGGCCGAAGGGGAAGCGAAATATAGATACGATTTCCTCGCCACCATGAGTCACGAGATCCGGACGCCTCTGAACGGTTTGATGGGAACGGCCAATCTGCTTTCGGAAACTCCCTTAAACCAGGAACAACAGGAATACCTGGACATCATGCAGATATCCGGTGAAAACCTTCTCCACCTGGTCAACCAATTGCTGGATCTTTCCAGAATCGAAGGAAATCGATTCGAATTGGAAGTTATACCTTTCGATCCTTTCGCGATCCTGCAGAAAGCCGCAAAAGTAGTCAGAGCGAGAGCGGAGGAAAAAAGGGTTCTATTGAACCTCGAATATCCCGAGCACCATCCTGGCATTTACGTCGGTGACGAAGGTAGAATACAACAAGTTTTGCTAAATCTCATAAGCAATGCCGTTAAGTTTACAGGATCGGGAGGCAAGGTGCTCGCGGGAGTCAAAAATGCGGGAGAGGATTTCCAATCTCGTATCCTGGAATTCTGGGTGGAAGACACCGGAGTCGGGATCGCCCAGGAAAAGATCTCCGATCTGTTCGAGCCTTTCGTCCAAGCGGATTCTTCGATTTTCCGCAAATACGGAGGTAGCGGCTTGGGGCTCACGATCTCGAAAAAACTCGTGGAGCTAATGGGAGGTTGCATTCGGGTCGAAAGTCGGGTTGGAAAAGGATCTAGATTCTCTTTCTTACTTCCCTTTCCTCAAGAGGAAGGAGAAGGAATAGAGGCGACGGGAGAAAAAATTCGATCCATCTCTCCGAAAAGAATTCTGATCGTGGAAGATCGGGAACCTGCCAGGACCATTGCACGCAAAACCCTGGAAAATATGAATATGACAGTGGACATCGCGAAAGACGGCAAAGAAGCGCTGACCAAGTTATTTTCCGAATATTACGATCTGGCGCTGATCGATATCGAACTGCCCGAACTGACAGGAATCGAAGTCGTCCGCACGTTAAAGGAGCACGGGGAAAACCTTCCGATCCTAGTAGCCTGGACGGCCCACGCACTTCCGGGTGCGGAAGCGGTTTTTAAAGCCACCGGTTTCGACGCTTACATGCAAAAACCTTCCCTCAGAAAAGATTGGGAAGCGCTCTTGCTCGCGCTTTTCAGATAA
- a CDS encoding ABC transporter permease — protein MLEEVRRFLAFVLLLSAVSVLFSHLRSLDRRFLFADSGISEEDGRDFSGGRNFIDSYLLFWKGILTLDLGKTESGDPVLSHLGARFLPTLHLAVFSIFWSVIFAVGLSFVVLFLDSSWLRVFLDASSRLVLSTPVFVAAVILLTVFFFILGVLPPGGYESGETVYVILPGIALGSRVWARLFRFSLSMAEAESDSAYVRVLKARGYSELRILFRHVLPKILPVLLVLIFLDFSSLLSGAIVVEEIFFFPGIGKSMYHAIRTMDVSLLSALLFYSGLIFYILSRISEKFRDSLLGWETQAA, from the coding sequence TTGTTAGAAGAAGTCCGGCGTTTTTTGGCTTTCGTTTTGTTGCTTTCCGCCGTTTCGGTTTTGTTTTCTCATCTCCGATCGTTAGACCGCAGATTTTTATTCGCGGATTCCGGCATCTCGGAAGAGGACGGCAGGGATTTTTCCGGAGGGAGGAATTTTATAGATTCCTACCTTTTGTTCTGGAAAGGAATTCTGACTTTGGATTTGGGCAAAACCGAGTCCGGTGATCCGGTTTTGAGTCATCTAGGCGCCAGATTTTTACCCACCCTTCATTTGGCGGTCTTTTCCATTTTTTGGAGCGTGATTTTTGCCGTCGGACTTTCCTTCGTCGTTCTCTTTCTGGACTCCTCTTGGCTAAGGGTTTTCCTGGATGCGTCGAGTCGATTGGTTCTATCGACTCCAGTATTCGTCGCAGCAGTCATACTCTTGACGGTTTTCTTTTTCATCCTGGGAGTGTTGCCTCCCGGAGGATACGAATCGGGAGAAACGGTTTATGTGATTCTTCCGGGGATCGCCTTAGGTTCGAGGGTCTGGGCGAGATTGTTTCGATTTTCCTTAAGTATGGCGGAAGCGGAATCGGATTCGGCGTACGTGCGAGTCCTAAAGGCCAGGGGGTATTCGGAACTTCGGATCTTGTTCCGTCATGTTCTTCCGAAAATCCTACCTGTCCTGTTGGTTTTGATTTTCTTGGATTTCAGTTCCCTCTTATCCGGAGCCATCGTGGTGGAGGAGATATTCTTCTTTCCCGGCATTGGAAAGTCCATGTATCACGCGATACGGACGATGGATGTTTCCTTGCTCTCAGCTTTACTTTTTTACAGCGGACTGATCTTTTATATTCTTAGCAGAATTTCGGAAAAATTCCGCGATTCCTTATTGGGATGGGAAACCCAAGCCGCATGA
- a CDS encoding ABC transporter permease: MKSAEFLHIGIVILFLTIVVAGILFHSPPTQVDLNESFRSVSWEAPMGKDRLGRDVWAMLGYGSLSTFLFAVPARIFTLVLASGFGLISYSSPFVQRNLLAPLSSVFISIPSLLLALLVVQVFGAGPFSLFIAILLGDWAQAYETLRARIDEASTSGYVTAAQCFGAGKFYVFRNHILPQAFQLLRVLMTTGLPSVVMTLAIFGFLGISEGGDFFGPGLGEQIAFSKDYAESAPWALVVPVFGILGLVYSVGGRKN, encoded by the coding sequence ATGAAATCCGCGGAATTTCTACATATCGGAATTGTAATCCTTTTTCTGACGATTGTGGTCGCAGGAATCCTATTCCATTCCCCTCCGACCCAAGTGGATTTAAACGAGTCTTTTCGTTCCGTCTCTTGGGAAGCTCCGATGGGCAAGGACCGCTTGGGTCGGGACGTTTGGGCTATGTTGGGGTACGGAAGTCTTTCCACTTTTCTTTTTGCTGTGCCTGCCAGAATTTTCACTTTGGTCTTGGCGAGCGGCTTCGGACTGATCTCCTATTCTAGTCCGTTTGTACAGAGAAATCTTCTGGCTCCACTTTCCTCCGTTTTTATTTCCATTCCCTCCTTGCTTCTTGCACTGCTGGTAGTCCAGGTATTCGGAGCAGGTCCGTTTTCCCTTTTTATCGCGATCCTACTAGGGGATTGGGCCCAAGCCTATGAGACTTTGAGGGCAAGGATAGACGAAGCGAGTACGAGCGGTTACGTCACTGCGGCACAATGTTTCGGCGCCGGTAAATTTTATGTTTTTCGAAACCATATCCTACCGCAGGCTTTTCAGTTGCTGCGGGTTCTCATGACCACAGGTCTTCCTTCGGTCGTCATGACTTTGGCGATCTTCGGATTCTTGGGAATTTCGGAGGGAGGAGATTTTTTCGGGCCGGGATTGGGGGAACAGATCGCCTTTTCCAAAGACTATGCGGAGTCCGCACCCTGGGCTTTGGTCGTTCCCGTTTTCGGCATTCTTGGATTAGTGTATTCCGTAGGCGGTAGAAAGAATTGA
- a CDS encoding motility protein A, with amino-acid sequence MRSSLLGILAAFASVLLAIALEEAHFLSFLKISALILILGGTAGATFASYRIEEFAIMAFHLREALFPKKEFSLTDLFLDFAERARKNGLLSLEDRLSSVPDAFLRKGIQLIVDGTDPRAVEEILFEAAEGLEEKEIRSAKILETAGGFSPTIGIIGTVLGLVGVLENLGAGTRALGEGIATAFIATFYGISFANLLYFPLANRIKSWARVRSNRRQAMIRGIISLQTGDNRRILAERMAPFLEETR; translated from the coding sequence GTGCGATCCTCCTTACTAGGAATCCTAGCCGCCTTTGCCTCCGTCCTACTTGCCATCGCCCTGGAAGAGGCGCACTTCCTATCCTTCTTAAAAATATCCGCCCTAATTCTGATTTTAGGAGGAACGGCCGGAGCGACTTTCGCCAGCTACCGAATCGAAGAATTCGCAATCATGGCGTTTCATTTAAGGGAAGCCCTGTTCCCTAAAAAGGAATTCTCCTTAACGGATTTGTTTTTGGATTTTGCCGAAAGGGCGAGAAAAAACGGCCTTCTCTCTTTAGAAGACAGGCTATCTTCCGTACCGGATGCATTTTTAAGGAAAGGAATCCAATTGATCGTAGACGGTACCGACCCACGAGCCGTGGAAGAGATCTTATTCGAAGCGGCGGAAGGCTTGGAAGAAAAAGAAATTCGCTCCGCCAAAATTCTCGAAACCGCCGGAGGATTTTCCCCCACAATCGGAATCATAGGAACGGTTCTCGGCCTGGTAGGTGTATTGGAAAATCTAGGTGCCGGCACAAGAGCTCTGGGGGAAGGGATCGCAACCGCCTTTATCGCGACTTTTTACGGAATTTCTTTCGCGAACTTATTGTATTTTCCGTTAGCGAACAGAATCAAGAGTTGGGCAAGAGTCAGAAGTAACAGAAGACAAGCGATGATCCGAGGCATTATTTCCCTACAAACCGGAGACAATCGTAGAATTCTGGCCGAACGAATGGCCCCTTTTTTAGAGGAAACGCGATAA
- a CDS encoding 4Fe-4S dicluster domain-containing protein, protein MFAKPFLLKPRTVKDTGIRKTVLDEPYTLAPEGGALLLKEFPARVKVGDPLFQQSSGTVLSPVNGVASLAREENGTKIRITQDGTFPSRKEPQPKRWSKQDACDAMDSLGVVSLDFCERSLSSFFRNSLPPKVILLSPYTKTQDIDFGPRLSEMSDCHQAFLQALADWFPGVTIRDYISDKKPPVREYSYPWGIPEYFAYRTERIPFQKFAEVLYLGPETLYHLYKALFSDFPFIERDASLFFLGKNGGLRKAQKPLTFRNGQNLKFLFEEFQDDFRWFTLNSFYENYPVRTVDESFYLDIRLHSSLILLARHDANRSEFPCVECGECSLNCPTKANPMALVGFRGKFQPGLCMECGICTFVCPSSISLRDRIRSFKEDRRGV, encoded by the coding sequence TTGTTCGCAAAACCGTTCCTCCTCAAACCCAGAACCGTCAAAGATACGGGCATCCGAAAGACGGTTCTGGATGAACCTTATACCTTAGCCCCCGAAGGCGGGGCACTTCTACTAAAAGAATTTCCCGCCAGGGTCAAGGTGGGCGATCCACTTTTTCAACAATCTTCCGGTACGGTTTTGTCGCCGGTAAACGGAGTAGCCTCCTTAGCTCGCGAAGAAAACGGCACAAAGATCCGCATCACCCAGGATGGAACGTTTCCATCGCGTAAAGAGCCTCAGCCAAAACGTTGGAGCAAGCAAGACGCCTGCGATGCGATGGATTCCCTTGGGGTCGTGTCTCTGGATTTTTGCGAAAGATCTTTGTCCAGTTTCTTCCGGAACTCTCTTCCTCCGAAAGTCATCCTACTTTCTCCTTACACGAAAACCCAAGACATAGATTTCGGTCCCCGGCTTTCAGAGATGTCGGACTGTCATCAGGCTTTTTTACAAGCTCTCGCCGATTGGTTTCCGGGCGTTACGATCCGGGATTATATTTCGGACAAGAAACCTCCCGTCCGTGAATACTCTTATCCTTGGGGAATTCCGGAGTATTTCGCTTATCGAACGGAACGGATTCCGTTTCAGAAATTCGCGGAAGTTCTGTATTTGGGTCCTGAAACTTTATACCATCTGTATAAGGCTCTGTTCTCGGATTTTCCTTTTATTGAAAGGGACGCGAGTCTCTTTTTCTTGGGCAAGAACGGAGGATTACGAAAAGCGCAAAAGCCCTTAACATTTCGTAACGGGCAGAATCTGAAATTTTTGTTCGAGGAATTTCAGGATGATTTCCGTTGGTTTACCTTGAATTCCTTTTATGAGAATTATCCTGTCCGCACGGTAGACGAGAGTTTTTATCTGGATATTCGTCTCCATTCCTCACTGATTCTTCTCGCAAGGCACGATGCAAATCGTTCCGAGTTTCCTTGCGTGGAATGCGGAGAATGTTCTTTGAATTGTCCTACAAAAGCGAATCCTATGGCGCTAGTGGGATTCCGAGGAAAATTCCAGCCCGGCCTATGTATGGAGTGCGGCATATGCACTTTCGTCTGTCCGTCGTCGATTTCCTTACGAGACCGGATCCGTTCCTTCAAAGAGGACAGGCGTGGCGTTTAG
- a CDS encoding cellulose synthase family protein — translation MLTAVTVLFLAIYALDILGLFFFGIHTYIMVYLYKKYNTNCDTDPSRTLSLEDPNLPKVTVQLPIFNEFYVVDRLIDSTVALKYPKDKLEIQVLDDSTDETVQKAANLVAQYRTQGFNISHLHRTNRVGHKAGALDAGMKESTGDFIAIFDADFVPDPDFLLKTMSYFDDPEIGMVQARWGHINADYNILTKAQSFGIDGHFMIEQVARNGAKLWMNFNGTAGTWRKKTIADAGGWEHDTLTEDFDLSYRAELKGWKFRYFKDVVCPAEIPAMMSAYKSQQFRWCKGSIQTAVKLLPRIWKADLPWKTKAEAVTHLINYSVHPLMIINILFSAPLLLMEYWSGFSFYDLPLEVLSGTAAVLSVGSVGPLFFYAYSQKTLYKDWKRRLVYLPILIMVGTGIAVVNTRAWLEAVLGIQSSFKRTPKLRIEKNSDSVRERLKYTVPLDFHVVLEFLLGAYCLFSVALSFLVGRPYIVGFLLVYGIGFFFVSFQSFREAAWKYKASQEEGASQEEVPQEA, via the coding sequence ATGTTGACTGCGGTAACCGTCCTGTTTCTTGCCATTTATGCCTTGGATATTCTCGGGCTGTTTTTCTTCGGGATCCACACATATATTATGGTGTATTTGTATAAGAAATACAACACGAACTGCGATACGGATCCGAGCCGAACTCTTTCCCTGGAAGATCCGAATTTACCCAAAGTTACAGTCCAACTTCCGATATTCAACGAATTCTATGTTGTGGATCGATTGATTGATTCCACGGTAGCATTGAAATACCCGAAAGATAAATTAGAAATCCAAGTTTTGGACGATTCCACCGATGAAACCGTTCAAAAAGCGGCAAATCTGGTCGCACAGTACCGGACCCAAGGGTTCAATATTAGCCACCTCCATAGAACGAACCGAGTCGGCCACAAGGCGGGAGCCTTGGATGCAGGGATGAAAGAAAGTACCGGTGATTTCATCGCGATTTTCGACGCGGATTTCGTTCCGGATCCGGATTTTCTTTTGAAAACCATGTCCTATTTCGACGATCCCGAGATCGGGATGGTACAGGCTCGTTGGGGACATATCAACGCAGATTATAATATTCTAACGAAAGCCCAAAGTTTCGGAATCGACGGTCACTTTATGATCGAACAGGTGGCTCGCAACGGAGCCAAACTCTGGATGAACTTCAATGGAACCGCAGGAACTTGGAGAAAAAAGACCATCGCGGACGCTGGCGGCTGGGAACACGATACCCTCACCGAGGATTTCGATCTTTCCTATCGCGCGGAATTGAAAGGGTGGAAGTTCCGTTATTTCAAAGACGTGGTATGTCCAGCGGAAATTCCCGCTATGATGTCCGCTTACAAGTCCCAACAGTTCCGTTGGTGCAAAGGTTCTATCCAAACTGCAGTCAAACTTCTCCCCAGAATTTGGAAAGCGGATCTTCCTTGGAAAACCAAAGCCGAAGCGGTCACCCACCTGATCAATTACTCCGTTCACCCTCTGATGATCATCAACATTCTCTTTAGCGCTCCGTTGCTTTTGATGGAATATTGGTCCGGGTTCAGTTTTTATGATCTTCCGTTGGAGGTTTTATCCGGCACCGCGGCTGTTCTTTCCGTAGGTTCGGTAGGGCCTCTCTTCTTTTACGCATATTCTCAGAAAACCCTGTACAAAGATTGGAAGCGTAGGTTGGTCTACCTGCCCATATTGATTATGGTCGGAACGGGAATCGCCGTGGTAAATACTCGTGCGTGGCTGGAAGCCGTTTTGGGAATCCAATCTTCCTTTAAACGGACTCCGAAACTCCGGATAGAGAAGAATTCCGACTCGGTCCGGGAAAGATTAAAATATACTGTTCCCTTGGATTTCCATGTAGTATTGGAATTCCTGCTGGGAGCCTATTGCCTCTTTTCTGTAGCTTTATCTTTCTTGGTCGGACGTCCTTATATCGTAGGTTTCCTATTGGTCTATGGAATCGGGTTTTTCTTCGTTTCTTTCCAATCTTTCCGGGAAGCCGCTTGGAAATACAAAGCCTCTCAGGAAGAGGGGGCCTCCCAGGAAGAAGTTCCTCAAGAAGCCTAA
- a CDS encoding DUF1292 domain-containing protein encodes MFEEEDPRSQAEGSESGEEFLNLIDEEGNSHSFLIGEVVEVDEAQYFLLIPTTEEDRDLVNLDVGFLKGEESFGYFAVRIQADEYGEDRLIEVTDDRELEDLLYELNSDVV; translated from the coding sequence ATGTTCGAAGAAGAAGACCCCCGATCCCAAGCGGAAGGTTCGGAATCGGGCGAAGAATTTCTAAACCTGATCGACGAGGAAGGCAATTCGCATTCGTTCCTGATCGGGGAAGTGGTGGAAGTCGACGAGGCACAATATTTTCTCCTGATTCCTACGACGGAAGAGGATCGCGACCTAGTAAACCTGGACGTCGGCTTTCTGAAAGGAGAGGAAAGTTTCGGATATTTTGCCGTTCGGATCCAAGCGGATGAATACGGAGAGGATCGCCTCATCGAGGTGACGGACGACAGAGAATTGGAGGATCTTTTGTACGAGCTGAATTCCGATGTTGTATAA
- a CDS encoding potassium/proton antiporter → MEFEFTILALSGLIIVSIGLLRVSTKFGVPALLIFLSIGMFAGSDGVLGIPFSDAELARKVGSIALAFILFSGGLETDWNKVRPVLWMGISLGSFGVLLTCIFVGLFSVYVLGFSPVVGFLLGAVVSSTDAAAVFNVLRTSNTGMRKGLTSLLELESGSNDPLAVLLTTTILGFVGNDSPSWGLLVWEIFKQFSLGILIGLLLGYWIYRGINRIKLDYEGLYPVLLSASVLFVFASTELIGGNAFLAVYIAGIVIGNRSFVHKRSNVRFMDGIGWLMQIVMFLTLGLLVFPSRIPPVFGMGIAFSIFLMLVARPISVWISLIGFNVDWKEKLLISWVGLRGAAPIILATFPYAKSLPESETIFHLVFFTVLTSLLLQGSTIPYVVRLLGLQAALEQRASYPFEFENKDQSDTQLLEYIVPYGSASVGKFVYELDFPENSLITLIYRGETHLVPTGKTKMEDGDVLLVLTPVGAEGEIREILSRMSDRKNA, encoded by the coding sequence ATGGAATTCGAGTTCACAATACTTGCGTTATCCGGTTTGATCATCGTCAGTATCGGTTTGCTCCGAGTTTCCACGAAATTCGGAGTCCCTGCGTTACTGATTTTCTTGTCCATCGGAATGTTTGCCGGGTCGGACGGAGTTCTAGGCATCCCCTTTTCCGATGCGGAGCTGGCCCGTAAAGTAGGATCGATCGCGCTGGCTTTCATTCTTTTTTCCGGCGGTTTGGAAACGGATTGGAACAAGGTGCGACCCGTGCTTTGGATGGGAATCTCGCTAGGTTCCTTCGGGGTTTTGCTTACCTGCATCTTTGTCGGATTGTTTTCCGTTTATGTTCTAGGATTTTCTCCCGTCGTAGGATTTCTGTTAGGCGCTGTCGTATCTTCCACCGATGCGGCCGCAGTATTCAACGTATTGCGGACTAGTAACACCGGAATGAGAAAGGGGCTGACGTCCCTTCTCGAGCTCGAATCCGGGAGTAACGACCCTCTTGCCGTTTTGTTAACGACCACGATTTTGGGTTTTGTCGGAAACGATTCTCCTTCTTGGGGGCTTCTGGTTTGGGAGATCTTTAAACAATTCAGTCTCGGCATCCTGATCGGTCTTCTTTTGGGCTATTGGATCTATCGGGGGATAAACAGAATTAAGCTGGATTACGAGGGACTGTATCCGGTCTTATTATCGGCCTCGGTATTGTTCGTCTTCGCTTCCACCGAACTCATCGGAGGGAACGCCTTTCTTGCGGTTTATATTGCAGGGATCGTCATCGGGAACCGGTCCTTCGTGCATAAACGAAGTAACGTACGTTTTATGGACGGAATCGGCTGGCTGATGCAGATCGTGATGTTCTTGACTTTGGGACTTCTGGTTTTTCCTTCCCGGATTCCTCCGGTCTTCGGTATGGGGATCGCATTTTCCATTTTCCTAATGTTAGTGGCGAGGCCGATCTCCGTGTGGATTTCCTTGATCGGTTTCAATGTGGATTGGAAGGAAAAATTACTGATCTCTTGGGTGGGCCTCCGTGGCGCGGCACCCATTATTTTAGCTACTTTTCCTTATGCGAAGTCTCTGCCGGAATCGGAGACGATTTTTCACTTGGTCTTCTTTACGGTTTTGACTTCCTTGTTATTGCAAGGTAGCACCATTCCGTACGTGGTCCGACTTTTAGGTTTACAGGCCGCTCTAGAACAGAGGGCCTCGTATCCCTTCGAATTCGAAAATAAGGATCAAAGCGATACCCAGTTGTTGGAGTATATCGTTCCATACGGTTCCGCGTCCGTAGGTAAGTTCGTTTATGAATTGGATTTTCCGGAAAATTCCCTGATTACTTTGATTTATCGCGGAGAAACCCATTTGGTTCCGACGGGTAAGACCAAGATGGAAGACGGGGACGTTCTTCTCGTTTTGACTCCCGTGGGCGCCGAGGGCGAGATTCGGGAGATTCTTTCCAGAATGAGCGATCGTAAGAACGCTTAA